The Spiribacter vilamensis genome includes a region encoding these proteins:
- the rplA gene encoding 50S ribosomal protein L1, whose product MAKLTKRQRAFEEKIDRSRLYEAEEAFVLLKELATARFTESIDVAVNLGIDPRKGDQMVRGSTVLPNGTGKTVRVAVFAQGANAEAAEAAGADTVGMDELAERMQGGELDYDVVIASPDAMGVVGKLGRLLGPRGLMPNPRVGTVTTDVAQAVQNAKAGQVRYRADRGGLIHCSLGKADFNPQALAQNLQALINDLQKIKPASSKGVYLKRATVSTTMGPGVPLDLGALT is encoded by the coding sequence ATGGCGAAATTGACGAAACGCCAGCGGGCGTTCGAGGAAAAGATTGATCGCAGCCGCCTCTACGAGGCCGAAGAGGCCTTTGTCTTGCTCAAGGAACTGGCTACGGCCCGGTTTACCGAGTCCATCGACGTCGCGGTAAATCTTGGTATTGACCCGCGGAAGGGCGACCAGATGGTGCGTGGTTCCACGGTGCTGCCGAATGGTACCGGCAAGACGGTTCGGGTGGCCGTGTTCGCGCAGGGCGCGAACGCCGAGGCCGCCGAGGCCGCGGGTGCCGATACGGTCGGCATGGACGAGTTGGCCGAGCGTATGCAGGGTGGGGAGCTCGACTACGATGTCGTCATTGCCAGCCCGGACGCGATGGGTGTCGTCGGCAAGCTCGGTCGGTTGCTCGGACCACGGGGGCTGATGCCGAACCCGCGTGTCGGCACCGTGACGACCGATGTGGCCCAGGCGGTACAGAATGCCAAGGCGGGGCAGGTGCGTTACCGCGCAGACCGTGGCGGGCTGATCCACTGCAGCCTGGGCAAGGCGGACTTTAATCCGCAGGCCCTGGCGCAGAACCTGCAGGCGCTCATCAACGACCTGCAGAAGATCAAGCCGGCCTCGTCCAAGGGTGTTTATCTGAAGCGGGCCACGGTTTCCACCACGATGGGGCCGGGCGTGCCGTTGGATTTGGGGGCGCTGACCTAG